A section of the Streptomyces xinghaiensis S187 genome encodes:
- a CDS encoding SpoIIE family protein phosphatase, with protein MFNVAQMALAVLDGQGVVTSWTVAAEGLVGYRDDEILNRPAAALLDRPEERAAAASVAEQCRAQDGWDGVVPVRHRDGRTLTLRVRVFPLVDPAGSGRWAVLAWNERQTPGPGLDQKMLEALLAHSPIAVAVLDTDLRHVWVNDMLTYGGEWPRERRLGRRLTEMIPSEESKRTEAQYRRVLETGVALLNRESLMPNPTDPTRRRAWWENILPLQDSAGRVLGVWFMALDVTEQWRARERLALLAEASERVGSTLDVERTAQELADVAVPRFADVVAIDLLEPVLRGEEPPPGPAGSSDALRRAGQQSVHRRGPETTGEVGELLRLLPTAPKERCLGDGLAVVESLADPSASAWLAEDPARAAEIRASGIHSFLVAPVRARGVCLGVATFARSECPDAFDRGDASLAEELLAQAGVSLDNARRFTREHRAALVLQHSLLPHSLAGGTVLEVASRYLPAHAPHAVGGDWFDVIPLSGARVALVVGDVVGHGMHAAVTMGRLRTAVRTLADLDLPPDELLAHLDDLVISLVEQEEGHEATADRPPDIAASALGTTCLYAAYDPVTRRCTLARAGHPPPALVGTDGTVTFPDLPAGPPLGLGFLPFEAAELELPDGALLALYTDGLLGVHADVDVGLTRLTEALSRPAAHLEAVCENVVGSLPTGPPSDDAALLLARTHGLDADQVATWPLTSDPAIVAEARDLASRQLTDWDLEELQLTTELIVSELVTNAIRHGSEPVHLRLIRQNVLICEVSDGSSTSPRLRHARTTDEGGRGLFLIAQFARRWGTRYTTTGKIIWAEQGIPVLATSPVPQRA; from the coding sequence ATGTTCAACGTGGCACAGATGGCCCTCGCGGTCCTGGACGGACAGGGAGTGGTCACCAGCTGGACCGTCGCAGCGGAAGGCCTGGTCGGCTACCGGGATGACGAAATCTTGAACCGGCCCGCCGCGGCGTTGTTGGACCGGCCCGAGGAACGGGCGGCCGCCGCCTCCGTAGCAGAGCAGTGCCGCGCGCAGGACGGCTGGGACGGCGTCGTTCCCGTGCGGCACCGCGACGGACGGACTCTGACGCTGAGGGTGCGGGTCTTTCCCTTGGTGGATCCGGCCGGGAGCGGCCGGTGGGCAGTGCTGGCCTGGAATGAGCGGCAGACGCCGGGCCCGGGGCTGGACCAGAAGATGCTCGAGGCGCTACTCGCGCACTCGCCGATCGCCGTGGCGGTACTGGATACGGACCTGCGCCACGTCTGGGTCAACGACATGCTGACGTACGGTGGTGAGTGGCCTCGCGAACGACGGCTGGGCCGGCGACTGACGGAGATGATACCGAGCGAGGAATCCAAAAGAACCGAGGCGCAGTATCGGCGGGTGCTGGAGACCGGGGTTGCGTTGCTCAACCGCGAAAGCCTCATGCCCAATCCGACGGACCCGACCCGGCGGCGCGCGTGGTGGGAAAACATCCTCCCGCTCCAGGACTCGGCCGGCCGGGTGCTGGGCGTGTGGTTCATGGCCCTGGACGTCACCGAGCAATGGCGGGCCCGGGAACGCCTGGCTCTGCTGGCCGAGGCCAGCGAGCGCGTCGGCAGCACACTCGACGTCGAACGGACCGCGCAGGAACTCGCCGATGTCGCGGTGCCGCGCTTCGCCGATGTTGTCGCCATCGATCTGCTGGAGCCCGTCCTGCGCGGTGAGGAACCTCCTCCCGGGCCGGCCGGCAGCAGTGACGCCCTGCGCCGCGCCGGGCAGCAGTCGGTCCACAGGAGGGGGCCCGAGACGACCGGGGAGGTCGGCGAGCTGCTCCGCCTCCTGCCTACCGCGCCCAAGGAACGCTGCCTGGGCGACGGCTTGGCCGTGGTGGAATCACTCGCGGACCCCTCCGCCAGCGCCTGGCTCGCCGAGGACCCGGCGCGGGCGGCCGAGATCCGCGCATCCGGGATCCACTCGTTTCTGGTCGCGCCGGTGCGCGCGCGGGGGGTCTGCCTGGGCGTGGCGACCTTCGCGCGGTCCGAGTGCCCGGATGCGTTCGACCGGGGCGACGCGAGCCTGGCCGAGGAACTCCTGGCCCAGGCCGGAGTGTCCCTGGACAACGCCCGCCGCTTCACCCGGGAGCACCGGGCGGCCCTGGTGCTGCAGCACAGTCTGCTTCCGCACAGCCTGGCCGGTGGGACCGTTCTGGAGGTGGCCTCGCGCTACCTGCCGGCCCACGCCCCGCACGCGGTGGGCGGTGACTGGTTCGACGTGATCCCTCTCTCCGGCGCCCGGGTCGCTCTGGTCGTCGGAGACGTGGTCGGGCACGGGATGCACGCCGCCGTCACCATGGGCCGCCTGCGCACGGCCGTGCGCACGCTGGCCGATCTGGATCTGCCCCCGGATGAGCTGCTGGCCCACCTGGACGATCTCGTCATCAGCCTGGTGGAGCAGGAGGAAGGCCACGAGGCAACCGCGGACAGACCGCCGGACATCGCCGCCTCGGCACTGGGGACCACCTGCCTGTACGCGGCCTACGATCCGGTCACCCGACGGTGCACGCTGGCACGCGCCGGTCACCCCCCGCCCGCGCTCGTCGGGACCGACGGCACGGTCACCTTCCCCGACCTGCCAGCCGGACCTCCGCTGGGCCTGGGGTTTTTGCCCTTCGAGGCCGCTGAGCTGGAGCTGCCCGACGGCGCTCTGCTCGCCCTCTACACCGACGGCCTCCTCGGGGTCCATGCGGACGTTGACGTCGGGCTGACCAGGCTCACCGAAGCCCTCTCCCGCCCCGCCGCGCACCTGGAGGCCGTCTGCGAGAACGTGGTCGGCTCCCTGCCAACTGGTCCACCGTCCGACGACGCCGCCCTGCTCCTGGCCCGCACCCACGGCCTGGACGCGGACCAGGTCGCCACCTGGCCACTGACCTCGGACCCGGCCATCGTCGCCGAAGCCCGCGACCTCGCCTCCCGCCAACTCACCGACTGGGACCTGGAAGAGCTGCAGTTGACCACGGAACTGATCGTCAGCGAATTGGTCACCAACGCCATCCGCCACGGCAGCGAGCCCGTCCACCTGCGGCTGATCAGGCAGAATGTGCTGATCTGCGAGGTCTCCGACGGCAGCAGCACCTCACCCCGCCTGCGGCACGCCCGCACCACCGACGAGGGCGGCCGCGGGCTGTTCCTCATTGCGCAGTTCGCCCGGCGCTGGGGCACCCGATACACCACCACTGGAAAGATCATCTGGGCCGAGCAGGGCATTCCAGTCCTCGCAACGAGCCCAGTTCCCCAACGCGCGTAG
- a CDS encoding acetoacetate decarboxylase family protein, with product MTEPVPASLPSAPRATAMPAYAPLFVAGTERVRVRWLTITYPTDARVLRALLPEPIEPGNELEAAVWVAEFMGAEFTGPGGVIENRPAYTQGGVSVRCIHSGVDSAYAVVTFVEGLNHGILGRELFGLPKKQAREVRLVEDDRTLEAGFTTGRGVQLLTSTVTLAPAAVASRPAPGWFDNHLTLKLIPSAEGEGFDISRLVQIPWSFNDSQYVRRGAARVEWAVDRADPLYILVQNGETTATYGESTLAIGYGRYREHVADFRTFGLPTW from the coding sequence ATGACCGAACCGGTCCCTGCGTCCCTGCCGTCGGCTCCACGCGCCACTGCCATGCCTGCTTACGCACCGCTTTTCGTCGCAGGCACGGAGCGGGTGAGAGTGCGGTGGCTGACCATCACCTACCCCACCGATGCCCGGGTGCTCAGAGCACTCCTACCCGAGCCAATCGAGCCCGGTAACGAACTGGAGGCTGCGGTCTGGGTCGCGGAGTTCATGGGGGCGGAGTTCACGGGACCAGGCGGGGTCATCGAGAACCGCCCCGCCTACACGCAGGGCGGAGTCTCGGTTCGGTGCATTCACTCCGGTGTTGATTCCGCTTACGCGGTCGTCACCTTCGTCGAAGGGCTGAACCACGGCATCCTCGGTCGCGAACTGTTCGGGCTGCCGAAGAAACAGGCGCGTGAGGTGCGCCTTGTTGAGGATGACCGAACGCTGGAAGCGGGGTTCACGACTGGGCGCGGCGTGCAGCTTCTCACTTCCACGGTGACCCTCGCCCCCGCTGCTGTCGCCTCGCGCCCCGCTCCGGGCTGGTTCGACAACCACCTGACGTTGAAGCTGATCCCGAGCGCCGAGGGCGAGGGCTTCGACATCAGCCGCCTCGTCCAGATCCCGTGGTCGTTCAACGACTCGCAGTACGTGCGTCGCGGGGCAGCCCGCGTCGAGTGGGCGGTTGACCGCGCCGACCCCCTGTACATCCTCGTGCAGAACGGCGAGACAACTGCCACCTACGGCGAGAGCACCCTCGCCATCGGGTACGGGCGATACCGCGAACACGTCGCCGACTTCCGTACTTTCGGACTGCCGACTTGGTGA
- a CDS encoding amidase family protein has product MMSRDSREPSLPCAERHSRDGDGAFVEELCEAAAALPPAPLLPRTVTRVRAEAAPQKDPYNAVVRWVDVSADADSGALAGIGVSLKDSVAIGGIPLTAGSAALQGFIPSGDATVTRRLLEAGASIRAVTNMDDLAFSGAGDTSYYGPVRNPHDPAVLAGGSSGGAAASLFLDGIDVAIGTDQGGSVRLPAAWTGVYGLKPTFGRIPYTGVVGMEARLDHIGILARSPELMGRVLSVLDGPDGLDGRQAPWGRPLPAASGPVTVRVVTASLLHAEDRTRALLERALRTWSDGGVIVEPTSFDPADHGPVPAALFIEGALATLRGTSAPWTGPAFYWEELQQHLSRGVADHIHHLSPSFRFALAAAEELQRREPGRAYGRGLAARTRLIAAVDAALEGADFLVLPTAPCEALPVGEGLSDVERTTRGWGVLGNTGPFNVTGHPALSVPVAVSTGLPVGAMLVGRHNADEELLRFAQRLAGADQQAGCHVER; this is encoded by the coding sequence ATGATGAGCCGAGATAGCCGGGAGCCATCGCTGCCCTGTGCCGAGCGGCACAGCAGAGACGGCGACGGCGCGTTTGTCGAAGAGCTCTGCGAGGCGGCGGCAGCGCTGCCTCCGGCTCCCCTGCTTCCCCGGACGGTCACGCGTGTTCGCGCGGAGGCTGCTCCACAGAAAGATCCGTACAACGCCGTCGTTCGCTGGGTGGACGTGAGTGCCGATGCCGATTCGGGTGCGCTCGCGGGCATCGGGGTGTCCTTGAAGGACTCCGTAGCCATCGGCGGTATCCCGCTGACGGCAGGCTCTGCCGCGCTTCAGGGGTTCATTCCCTCGGGGGACGCCACCGTCACACGCAGACTTCTCGAGGCCGGCGCGAGCATCCGGGCGGTCACCAATATGGACGACCTCGCGTTTTCAGGCGCCGGCGACACCAGCTACTACGGACCTGTGAGGAATCCCCACGATCCTGCGGTCCTGGCCGGAGGGTCGTCAGGAGGTGCGGCGGCTTCCCTCTTTCTCGACGGGATCGATGTCGCGATCGGCACCGACCAGGGCGGATCCGTGCGATTGCCTGCGGCCTGGACCGGGGTCTATGGACTGAAGCCCACTTTCGGGCGGATCCCCTACACGGGTGTCGTAGGCATGGAAGCCCGGCTGGACCACATCGGGATCCTCGCCCGGTCCCCCGAGCTGATGGGGCGTGTCCTGTCGGTTCTCGACGGTCCCGATGGGCTCGACGGGCGTCAGGCCCCATGGGGCCGTCCGCTTCCGGCCGCATCCGGACCCGTGACGGTACGTGTGGTGACCGCTTCGTTGCTGCACGCCGAAGACCGAACGCGGGCGCTGTTGGAGCGGGCGCTCCGGACATGGTCGGACGGCGGCGTCATCGTCGAGCCGACCAGCTTCGACCCGGCCGATCACGGGCCCGTGCCCGCAGCTCTGTTCATCGAGGGCGCGTTGGCCACGCTGCGCGGGACGTCTGCTCCATGGACCGGCCCCGCCTTCTACTGGGAGGAACTTCAGCAGCATTTGAGCCGGGGAGTAGCCGATCACATCCACCACCTGTCGCCCTCGTTCAGATTCGCGCTCGCCGCAGCGGAGGAACTTCAGCGCAGAGAGCCCGGCCGTGCGTATGGCCGCGGCTTGGCCGCGCGTACGAGGTTGATCGCGGCCGTTGACGCGGCGCTGGAGGGGGCGGATTTCCTCGTGCTCCCGACGGCACCATGTGAAGCGCTCCCGGTTGGTGAGGGTCTGAGCGATGTCGAGCGCACGACCCGCGGCTGGGGGGTGCTCGGCAACACCGGTCCCTTCAATGTCACCGGCCACCCGGCTTTGTCGGTGCCGGTCGCTGTTTCCACAGGATTGCCGGTCGGGGCGATGCTCGTCGGCCGGCACAACGCCGATGAGGAACTGCTCCGGTTCGCACAGCGGCTCGCCGGTGCCGACCAGCAGGCCGGCTGTCACGTCGAACGCTGA
- a CDS encoding nuclear transport factor 2 family protein, with the protein MNSSVNLERRLARLEARDEIHELKAAYADLCDTGYEGAAIANLFTEDGVWESNTYPAVRGRGEIAKFMTSIGDNVFPWAVHLLSNERVQLDAMLATAEGRWDLLQLASRGPDSVVAVGKYVDVLRVENGRWRFSAVRVQFSYVGTLKAGWAFGSEGFVHDEPR; encoded by the coding sequence ATGAACAGCTCAGTGAACCTGGAACGTCGCCTTGCACGGCTCGAGGCGCGCGATGAGATACACGAGCTGAAAGCGGCGTACGCGGACCTCTGCGACACCGGCTACGAAGGCGCGGCGATCGCCAACCTGTTCACCGAGGACGGTGTGTGGGAGAGCAACACCTATCCGGCGGTGCGGGGGCGGGGGGAGATCGCCAAGTTCATGACCAGTATCGGGGACAATGTGTTTCCGTGGGCAGTTCACCTGCTCAGCAACGAGCGGGTCCAGCTTGACGCGATGCTGGCCACCGCAGAAGGGCGATGGGATCTCCTCCAGTTGGCCTCCCGAGGGCCGGATTCCGTCGTCGCTGTCGGCAAGTACGTAGACGTGCTTCGGGTCGAGAACGGCCGGTGGCGGTTCTCAGCGGTCCGCGTCCAGTTCTCCTACGTCGGGACCCTGAAGGCGGGCTGGGCCTTCGGGAGCGAAGGGTTCGTGCATGATGAGCCGAGATAG
- a CDS encoding ABC transporter permease — MTVTDNKTSTATPSAGRGTAPAPHRGVLARFADPRWYGFYVLVVIVTLFSILLPRTYPTIANGTAIMSNEAVGLMLAVGMLIPLVAGYFDLSVASVLTLSMIVSVGAFQFFEAPTWLACLAGVLTGTAVGALNGFSVAWLRINSMVATLATGSIALGIALWWTDGSIFASNVPASFRALGDRVFGLPLPVILAALLCVVIWWVLEKTPTGRYLYAMGDSQDAARLAGLPTQRLTVGSFIASGTVAGFAGVVEAAILGSGNPQVGAGFLLPAFAAVFLGAAIYTIGRYNVIGTVAAVLVLAALVAGLQQFGLPFYIESLLKGTVLLAAVAFTSGRFSALVEARR; from the coding sequence ATGACTGTCACAGACAACAAGACCTCGACGGCTACACCGTCGGCCGGCAGGGGCACGGCGCCGGCACCGCACCGCGGCGTGCTCGCACGATTCGCGGATCCTCGCTGGTACGGCTTCTACGTGTTGGTCGTCATCGTCACACTGTTCAGCATTCTCCTGCCGCGGACGTATCCGACGATCGCGAACGGCACCGCCATCATGAGCAACGAGGCGGTGGGCCTGATGCTCGCCGTCGGTATGCTCATCCCGCTCGTCGCGGGCTACTTCGACCTCTCGGTCGCGAGCGTTCTCACCCTCTCGATGATCGTGTCGGTCGGAGCGTTCCAGTTCTTCGAAGCGCCGACCTGGCTTGCGTGCCTGGCCGGCGTGCTCACCGGCACCGCTGTGGGGGCGCTCAACGGATTCAGCGTGGCATGGCTGCGGATCAACTCGATGGTCGCGACCCTCGCCACGGGAAGCATTGCCCTGGGGATCGCGCTGTGGTGGACGGACGGTTCCATCTTCGCCTCCAACGTCCCCGCCTCCTTCCGCGCGCTCGGTGACCGCGTCTTCGGCCTCCCGCTCCCGGTCATCTTGGCCGCACTGCTCTGCGTCGTGATCTGGTGGGTGCTGGAGAAGACGCCGACAGGCCGGTACCTGTACGCCATGGGCGACAGCCAGGACGCCGCTCGGCTCGCCGGCTTGCCGACGCAGCGGCTCACGGTGGGTTCGTTCATCGCGTCGGGCACCGTCGCGGGATTCGCAGGGGTGGTCGAGGCGGCGATCCTGGGGTCTGGCAACCCGCAAGTCGGAGCTGGTTTTCTCCTGCCCGCGTTCGCGGCCGTCTTCCTCGGGGCCGCCATTTACACGATCGGTCGCTACAACGTCATCGGAACCGTAGCCGCTGTCCTCGTTCTCGCGGCGCTGGTTGCGGGCCTGCAGCAGTTCGGGCTGCCGTTCTACATCGAATCGCTCCTGAAAGGCACAGTCCTGCTCGCCGCCGTCGCGTTCACCTCAGGCCGTTTCAGCGCACTGGTTGAAGCACGCCGATGA
- a CDS encoding sugar ABC transporter ATP-binding protein: MTESSIEVRNAVKIFGAQRALNDVSISFTHGEIHALAGLNGSGKSTFVKVLAGVHSLDAGAVLVNGAGAGELTPSKASELGLQFLHQDPVSFAHLTVTDNIAVGAGYTRSSHGRVDVKRERAWAAEVLARLGVDDISPRAQMGGLSQAQRTMVAIARAVQYQWSDRGVRLLVLDEPTASLPKHEVALVSDMVRRVAAEGVTVLFITHDLDMILDLADRVSVLRDGKLITTTDSSRLDKPQLASLMVGEEGVAEQSTAARRRPPSSSTALRAREVSGGRVDRVSLDVGTGEILGIAGLLGSGRSTLLSLLYGAQTRDGTVELNGRPLKPGNPRAARRAGVGFIPEDRRRHGSFPQMSMADNVTVASVRQYASPYWIPQRGERESALRTMEEFDVRPCDPDKPFRLFSGGNQQKSIIGRWARISPALLLLDEPTQGVDVHARVQIHTAIKHLAEEGLSVIVVSSDFGELLELSDRILVMRRGRVRREVDPAAIKEDQLLHLAATDE; this comes from the coding sequence ATGACCGAGTCCTCTATCGAAGTCCGGAACGCTGTCAAGATCTTCGGTGCTCAGCGTGCGTTGAACGACGTCAGCATCTCGTTCACCCACGGTGAGATCCATGCGCTGGCGGGCCTCAACGGATCCGGGAAGTCGACGTTCGTCAAGGTCCTCGCGGGTGTGCACTCCCTGGACGCGGGCGCTGTGCTGGTGAACGGCGCCGGCGCGGGAGAATTGACGCCGTCGAAGGCGAGTGAGCTGGGGCTGCAGTTCCTGCATCAAGACCCGGTCTCCTTCGCACATCTCACCGTGACGGACAACATCGCCGTCGGCGCGGGGTATACCCGGAGTTCACACGGCAGGGTGGACGTCAAGCGAGAGAGAGCCTGGGCCGCAGAGGTTCTTGCCCGGCTTGGTGTCGACGACATCAGTCCGCGCGCGCAGATGGGCGGTCTGTCTCAGGCGCAACGAACGATGGTGGCGATCGCCCGCGCGGTGCAGTACCAGTGGAGTGACCGGGGCGTCCGCCTGCTCGTCCTCGACGAGCCGACCGCGTCCCTTCCCAAGCACGAGGTCGCACTCGTCTCCGACATGGTGCGCCGTGTCGCCGCCGAAGGCGTGACGGTCCTGTTCATCACGCATGACCTCGACATGATTCTCGATCTCGCGGATCGCGTGAGCGTGCTCCGCGACGGGAAGCTGATCACCACAACGGACAGTTCGCGCTTGGACAAACCACAACTTGCCTCGCTCATGGTGGGGGAAGAGGGTGTCGCAGAGCAGTCCACGGCAGCGCGGCGGAGACCACCGTCGTCGAGTACCGCTCTCCGCGCCAGAGAGGTGTCCGGGGGGCGGGTCGACCGAGTGTCGCTCGATGTCGGTACCGGCGAGATCCTTGGCATCGCGGGTCTGCTCGGCTCGGGCCGGAGCACCCTTCTGAGCCTCCTCTACGGCGCTCAGACCCGAGACGGCACCGTTGAGCTGAACGGCAGGCCGTTGAAGCCGGGCAACCCGCGCGCCGCGCGCCGCGCCGGGGTCGGATTCATTCCTGAAGACCGGCGGAGGCACGGCTCGTTCCCGCAGATGTCGATGGCGGACAACGTCACTGTCGCGTCGGTCAGGCAGTACGCGAGCCCCTACTGGATTCCCCAGCGGGGAGAGCGCGAGTCGGCTCTCAGGACGATGGAAGAGTTCGATGTCCGACCCTGTGACCCCGACAAGCCGTTCCGGCTGTTCAGCGGTGGCAACCAGCAGAAGTCGATCATCGGGCGATGGGCGCGGATCTCACCCGCGCTCCTGCTCTTGGACGAGCCGACCCAAGGCGTTGATGTCCATGCCCGCGTGCAGATCCACACCGCGATCAAGCATCTGGCGGAAGAGGGGCTGAGCGTGATCGTCGTCTCGTCGGATTTCGGTGAACTGCTCGAACTGAGCGACCGGATCCTCGTGATGCGCAGAGGCCGGGTGCGGCGGGAAGTCGACCCGGCCGCAATCAAAGAAGACCAGCTGCTCCACCTCGCCGCAACGGACGAGTGA
- a CDS encoding substrate-binding domain-containing protein gives MIILAGCQSSQGDAAGGGTAAPAAAEAARERLKAAKAPIAAKVPDSGPMAQPDKSVVLVPCSVASEGCAQPAYAARQAAEAIGWKVKLIDGKDTADSQNAAVRQALTLHPDAIITFAINPSTIRGSLEQAREDGVTVIASSAVQSDLPDFSGIPSRTVWEETGSLLADYAIAETDGDVKALVLHDTGFEVLGARFDAFTGRLEECETCEILESQSFTFADLATAVPRMVQQMAQRHPDFNTVYIDYDYAVPAVLQGLRAIGAEDKIVLGSEGTSTSIASIRHQDGQTATTAVALDWIGWSNVDALNRIFAGESPEPAADALAVKLIDHAVATEQGIEGLWDGDVDFKSAYLKLWGVDRT, from the coding sequence ATGATCATCCTGGCGGGTTGCCAGTCCTCCCAAGGGGACGCGGCAGGAGGCGGCACCGCGGCCCCGGCGGCTGCCGAGGCGGCGCGTGAACGCCTGAAGGCCGCCAAGGCACCGATCGCGGCCAAGGTGCCTGATAGCGGCCCGATGGCGCAGCCGGACAAATCCGTCGTGCTCGTACCCTGCTCGGTCGCGTCCGAGGGCTGCGCTCAGCCGGCCTATGCGGCGCGGCAAGCAGCGGAGGCAATCGGCTGGAAAGTGAAGCTGATCGACGGCAAGGACACGGCTGACAGCCAGAACGCGGCAGTGCGTCAAGCGCTCACGCTCCATCCGGATGCGATCATCACCTTCGCGATCAATCCGAGCACGATCCGGGGTTCGCTCGAGCAGGCTCGGGAGGACGGCGTCACCGTCATCGCGTCGTCGGCCGTTCAGTCCGATCTGCCGGATTTCTCTGGCATCCCGAGTCGCACGGTCTGGGAGGAGACCGGTTCGCTGCTGGCGGACTATGCAATCGCGGAGACCGACGGCGATGTCAAAGCGCTCGTGCTCCACGATACGGGCTTCGAGGTACTCGGGGCGAGATTCGACGCCTTCACGGGACGCCTTGAAGAGTGCGAGACCTGCGAAATTCTCGAGAGCCAGAGCTTCACCTTCGCGGACCTTGCCACAGCGGTGCCGCGCATGGTTCAGCAGATGGCGCAGCGGCACCCCGACTTCAACACGGTCTACATCGACTACGACTACGCCGTTCCTGCGGTTCTTCAGGGCCTTCGCGCCATCGGTGCCGAGGACAAGATCGTGCTCGGATCCGAAGGGACCTCGACGAGCATCGCATCGATCCGTCATCAGGACGGACAGACCGCGACGACCGCGGTAGCTCTCGACTGGATTGGATGGTCGAACGTCGACGCGCTCAACCGCATCTTCGCCGGCGAGTCCCCCGAGCCCGCTGCCGACGCCCTTGCTGTCAAGCTCATCGATCACGCAGTCGCGACCGAGCAGGGCATCGAAGGGCTCTGGGACGGCGATGTCGACTTCAAGTCGGCGTACCTGAAGCTCTGGGGTGTTGATCGGACATGA
- a CDS encoding alpha-ketoacid dehydrogenase subunit beta — protein sequence MSEIKKLSYAESVNAALARALSERPEVLVFGEDVGKPGGVFGVTKGLHRQFGDRVFDTPISEAAILGGAVGAAMFGARPVVEIMWADFSLVALDQLVNQATNVRYLSRGALSAPMTVRTQQGNAPGACAQHSQSLEAIFAHVPGLQVCMPATHQDAYDLLLTSIWSDDPTIVIENRTLYHAGKAEVVLGGPVEPVDGARIRRQGADVTVVTWGAMQFKALEAARVLEREGIDAEVMDMRWIRPLDHDTMLSSVERTGRVVIAHEAHTVGGVGAEIAARIAEHGITLRAPISRVGTPDVRIPAAPHLAAAVIPSAESIADAVRRVVHGTLSLA from the coding sequence ATGTCTGAGATCAAGAAGCTGTCGTACGCGGAGTCGGTGAACGCGGCTCTCGCGCGCGCACTCTCAGAGCGGCCCGAAGTCCTCGTGTTCGGGGAGGACGTCGGAAAACCGGGCGGAGTCTTCGGCGTGACCAAGGGCCTGCACCGGCAGTTCGGCGATCGGGTGTTCGATACTCCGATCTCCGAAGCGGCCATACTGGGCGGCGCCGTCGGTGCCGCGATGTTCGGGGCCAGACCCGTCGTCGAGATCATGTGGGCCGATTTCTCGCTCGTCGCTCTCGACCAGCTCGTGAACCAGGCCACGAACGTCCGTTACCTTTCGCGAGGCGCCTTGAGCGCACCCATGACGGTGCGGACGCAGCAGGGGAACGCCCCAGGTGCGTGTGCTCAGCACTCACAGTCGCTCGAGGCGATCTTCGCGCACGTCCCCGGCCTCCAGGTGTGCATGCCGGCCACTCACCAGGACGCGTACGACCTTCTCCTCACCAGCATCTGGAGTGACGACCCGACGATTGTGATCGAGAACCGAACGCTCTATCACGCGGGCAAGGCCGAGGTGGTGCTGGGTGGCCCGGTCGAACCGGTCGATGGCGCCCGCATCCGTCGCCAGGGCGCTGACGTCACAGTCGTGACGTGGGGCGCGATGCAGTTCAAAGCGCTCGAGGCGGCCCGCGTGCTCGAACGCGAGGGAATCGACGCCGAGGTGATGGACATGCGGTGGATTCGTCCGCTCGACCACGACACCATGCTCTCAAGCGTGGAGAGGACGGGGCGAGTGGTCATCGCGCACGAGGCTCACACGGTGGGTGGTGTCGGCGCCGAGATCGCCGCGCGGATCGCCGAGCACGGGATCACCCTGCGCGCCCCGATCTCCAGGGTCGGCACGCCCGATGTCCGCATCCCGGCAGCCCCGCACCTCGCTGCCGCGGTCATCCCCAGCGCTGAGTCCATTGCCGATGCGGTTCGCCGTGTTGTGCACGGCACGCTCAGCCTCGCTTGA
- a CDS encoding thiamine pyrophosphate-dependent dehydrogenase E1 component subunit alpha: MSDTQSLTAYLTEMRRIRALEEKVAELRAGNDIVGSVHLCNGQEAIYVGSVATLDLTRDAVFPTYRGHGWAVACGVPMRAILAELLGRETGISGGRGGSAYFTAPAYGFYGENSIVGAGAPIAAGAALAGTYDGSGRVAVAAFGDGAMNQGAVHEAMNFASIRRLPVIFVVENNSYSELTPIADMVRVDQLFRRANAYGMTGAQVDGNDPVAVASAMHQAVARARRGLGPVLLEMMTQRLVGHYIGDVQHYRPEGELDQIAKSEPIVRIEARLRGDGVPQSALDQIRQTVADEVERAAAEALADRLEPTTSVLEHLYV; this comes from the coding sequence ATGAGCGACACCCAGAGCCTCACCGCTTATCTGACGGAGATGAGGCGGATTCGCGCGCTCGAGGAGAAGGTCGCGGAGTTGCGCGCCGGCAATGACATCGTCGGTTCGGTCCATCTGTGCAATGGACAGGAGGCGATCTATGTCGGCTCCGTGGCGACGCTCGACCTGACACGGGACGCTGTGTTCCCGACATACCGGGGGCACGGCTGGGCCGTTGCCTGTGGGGTTCCGATGCGGGCAATCCTGGCTGAGCTCCTCGGGCGTGAGACGGGTATCAGCGGCGGCCGGGGCGGGTCTGCGTACTTCACCGCTCCCGCATACGGGTTCTACGGAGAGAACTCGATAGTCGGGGCGGGCGCTCCGATCGCGGCCGGCGCCGCCCTGGCCGGAACATACGACGGGTCAGGGCGGGTGGCGGTGGCGGCGTTCGGTGACGGCGCCATGAACCAGGGTGCCGTGCACGAGGCGATGAACTTCGCCTCCATCCGGAGACTGCCGGTGATCTTCGTCGTCGAGAACAACTCCTACTCCGAACTCACCCCCATCGCCGACATGGTGCGAGTGGACCAGTTGTTCCGCCGCGCGAACGCCTACGGCATGACCGGCGCCCAAGTCGACGGGAACGACCCTGTTGCTGTCGCTTCCGCGATGCACCAGGCGGTTGCCCGCGCACGCCGCGGACTCGGGCCTGTCCTTCTGGAGATGATGACGCAGAGGCTCGTCGGTCACTACATCGGCGATGTCCAGCACTACCGGCCCGAAGGCGAACTGGACCAGATCGCGAAGTCCGAGCCGATCGTCCGGATCGAAGCACGTCTGCGCGGTGACGGAGTGCCACAGAGCGCGCTGGATCAGATCCGGCAGACCGTTGCCGACGAGGTTGAGCGTGCCGCTGCGGAGGCGCTCGCAGATCGGCTTGAGCCCACCACGAGCGTCTTGGAGCACTTGTATGTCTGA